The following is a genomic window from Spirosoma foliorum.
GGCTAGCTTCCCACTGGTTACGTACCAGGAGAATATTCTGACACTGGCCGAATCAGCCTTACGTTCGGGCAAAGGTTTTGCAACGGCGCTGGGCTATTTGAACATGTATCGGGCCTGGATGAATACCGGTGGCAATATCAATGCCGCTTACCTAACGGCTGGTGCTTACAAATATGAGCCTTACGTAGCCGCTGATTTTGCCGCTGGTGGCATCGAAAACGCCGATGGTATCACGGCTGATAATGCGCTGCTGCGGGAAATTCTGGAAGAGCGTTATGTATCGTTCTATGGTCAGCACATTGGTTGGGATGATGAGCGCCGGACCCGTGCCGAAGCGTATGGTATCAAACTAACGCCGAACAACGGTACGCAGCTTCCCTGGCGGTTCATTTATCCACAAAATGAATTGAACTCCAACGCGAATGCACCGAAGCCAGTACCCGCTACCTTCGAAGCACCGGCTGTTTATAAATAGCATTTTTTAATGTTGTTCAACTTTTTCTTCAATAGGAAATTCTAGGCTGTTTTGTCATTCCGACGGCAGGAGGAATCTCAAAGTTGCATATTAGTCAAGCTTGAGATTCCTCCTGCCGTCGGAATGACAAAAAACTATTTGGTTTTACAGGCTTACGAAATTCTGGGTATACTTACCTAATACTACCGAATCGTAATCTCTACCCGCCGGTTTTTACTTCGTTCGCCTTCTGTGGTATTGTTGGTAAGGGGGCGTATGCCGCCATATCCGGTAGCAGTAAGGCGATCTTCGGCAACTCCATGCCGCATTATGTAAGTCATAACAACTTTGGCTCGATTTTCAGATAATGCCAGATTCAGCCTTGGATCGCCGACGTTATCTGTATGTCCCGCTACGTTGATGCGCCAATGTGGATTTGCTTTTAGAGCGGCCACAAGCTGATCTAGCTCTGCCGATGATTCTGGCAACAATACATAACTGCTTTGTGCAAACTGAACCTGACGCAACGCAAACGTCTCGCCCGACTTATGACCATCGAACGGGTTTGGTGTTGGCGCTACTGGAGGAGTTGGTTGAGCAACTGTATTGACTGCGGGCTTAGTCCTTGCCACTGACTGTCGGTCCAGCGGCAAGGGTAAGCTAGGTGCGGGTTTAGAAGTATTCGATTTAGGGCGTTTGGGCGTAACTTTAGCAATCAGAGCCGGTTTGGGTATAGGCAGAACAGGCTTGGCTGATTTGTTGATTACGGTGACTCGTTCGGGTGCCGCTTTTTGAAAGAAATATTGGGCGGTTATGGACTCGCCGGGGTTACTAACACCGTTGAAAATGAGTTTTGGTGCATTAGGTAATAGCCATAACAGGTCGATTGACCCGCCGAGCATATCGTTAAAATAATCGACTCGCAAATCGTAGAACTTACCCGCTTCCAGAATAACCCGGCCACTAAAATGCTTCGAATCGTTCAACTGCCAGGAATCGATTACCTTTTTATTCCCAACCCATACCCGAATCCCGTCATCTACTTTCGCATTGAACGTATAAGCTCCCGACATGGGCGCCAGTAGTTTACCCGTCCAGCGAATGGAGTAATAGGATTTGGGCATACCCGGTCCCGGAGTGCTTTGTAACCAACTGAAATTGCGCTTTGGCCAGTCGAAACTAATGGCGGGATCAATTCGGGTGAAAACTTTATGTTCGAAATTCGTTCCGGTGTAATACTCCCCTTTCAAACCTTGCTGAGCCTGTGTCGGTAGCGTTCGAAGCCAAAGAAATACGCCCAAAATCACTAGGATCGCTTTCATAAATTAACCTAAAAATAGCTCGCGACTCTGGTGATATCGGTAAGCGCAAAAGTAAGTGGGAGTATTCCCGTTGGTTAGTAAATTTTTAGCATTTATCGGGCCCTTAGCAGCGTTCGTTGTTTGACTAAATCTTCTCGCTTTACGAATGTGATGGGCACAAACTCATCGGTTGGGGAGCCAATATAATAAAGCGTCCAGTCCTGGTCATAGTCGGCCAGTAATTGGCGAATGCATTCCACCCGGTCGAAGGTTGGAACCCGGCAATCACCCCAGTAAAATAGTTCGACCCGGTAGTGCAGCGCCTGCTTCTGACCGTTGATGGTCACGTCGATTTCGATGTCCTGTTTGCCAGGCAGCGAAGAGATGGGAATGGCGATGTATGACATAGTTTTAGGACAAGAATAAGTGATTGACAGTATTGATTTTAACTCATACTCCCATAATCGCCCAAATGTTATACCAGTAAGAGTAAGTGTCTGATAAGTAATTTGTTATGTAAATAAAAAGAACGCACAATGTCCGATTTCGGACATTATGCGTTCAGTAGCGGACAGGAAAATTCGTATAGAAAAATGGACGTTTTGAGTAGAGAGGTGCCCCAATGGCTTCCAGCCGTTACGTCAGCTTCGCCTTGAAAAAATCAATTGTACGCTGCCAGGCCAATTCGGCCGCGGCTTTATCATAACGGGGCGTTGTATCGTTATGAAAGCCGTGATTGGCATTCGGGTAAATGTAAGCCGTGTATTCTTTATTGTTCTTTTTTAGAGCCTCTTCGTAGGCTGGCCAACCTGCGTTGACGCCTTTATCCAGTTCACCATACTGTAACAGTAGGGGAGATTTTATTTTAGGAACATCCTCGGCTGCTGGCTGACCGCCATAAAATGGCACAGCGGCTGCTAAATCCGGAATGCGTACAGCCATCATATTGGCAATCCACCCACCGAAGCAAAAACCAACAACGCCAATTTTTCCATTGCAATCTTTATCCTTTTTCAGATAGTCGAAGGCAGCAATAAAATCCTCTAACATTTCATTTCTGTCCCGTTTGCTCTGGAGGGCGCGCCCTTCATCATCAGTACCCGGATAACCACCTAGCGGGGTTAATGCGTCGGGGGCAATGGAAACGAATCCTGCCAGAGCAGCTCTCCGGGCCACATCGGCAATGTGCGGATTTAAGCCCCGATTTTCATGAACGACGATGATGCCGCCGAGTTTCTTGGTCGTACCCTTCGGCTTCGATAATAAAGCTTTGATCGTACCGCCACCTTTGGGCGACGAATAATTGATATAGTCGGATTCCAGACGAGGATCGTCGGCTTTTATTTGGATCGCTCCCTGGTAATCAGGCATCAGGAAACTCATCAGCGAGGCTACAGTAATACCACCCACCGCATAGATTGACAGTTTTTGTACAAAGTCGCGCCGATCAATGCGGTTGTGGGCATAATCATCATAGAGGTCAAATACCTCTTGTTTGATGTCTTCTTTATGGATATTGTTGGTTGCCATACGTATGTAGTTGACGTTAAGAAATTTGTTTTCCCGGTATCTTCATAGATATGGTCCGGGCCACTTTATCACAAGGGCGATTTAGTGGCTACTAACTTTAAATCCAGCAAAAAAGTATCATCAATGATTTTGTCAGCTGCTGTGCCAATGATGGCAGCCCGGTACTTAATATCGTAGTCAATCCGATTGACCGTCAGTTTAGCCGTTGCCTGCGCTACATTTCCGGTGAGGGTTACGGTTGCCGGAAACGTCTGTGGCTTGGTCGTATTTTTAATGGTTAGTTCGCCATTAATGGTATAATTGGGTTCGCCAGCTTTGGCCCCGTCAATCGGTTTCACACTGGTAATTTTAAAGGTCGAGGTAGGGAATTTTTCCACAGCAAAAAAATCATCCGACCGCAGGTGATTGACCAGTCTTTCATTAAACGGATTGGCTTCCCCCTTATCAATGTCGCGCATGGTAGTCATATCGGCCACGAAGGTGCCACCAGTAAGTTTAGTGCCGTCCACAAGGAATTGACCCTTGGCTATTTTTACCAGACCATTATGCTCTCCGGTAACTTTTTTTGAGTTCCAACTGATTGTGCTTTGGGCGGGATCAACCGTGTAGGTAGTGGCTTTGGCCAGAGTGTGCTGAATGGCAGATTTTGGAGGAACTTCGGTAGTATGATTGTCGAGTAACAGACTGCCGGTCAGAAATAGGGGAATAAGCGTAGCACTGATCAATAGGCTATTTTGCATGGATGTATAAACGATTAAAGTAAGGGATTTTGGTTTGTGCAACTGATTGATTATCAGTTTTAGATTCGTTAGTTGCCAAAGATGGTTAATTTCTATTGATCACGTTCAATACGAAAAAAAATATACCTGAATGCCTGATTTTTACGTCCAGATCGCCCATTTCTCCTGTTGAATGATAGATGTTCGAACGGTTCTGAACCTTTTAACGCCTTACAATCACAATCTACTGGTTCCACAACTCATAGGCTTATAAGCAAGATTAGAGGGCTTACTGGCAGGGGTTGATACAAACTGATGGTACAGCTTACAAAGCAGTCTGTCTATAATAAATCAATCCGTTCGGGGCGGCCGTACATTGGTGAAGATGCAGCTTCACTTCTCAAGGAACTTTGAACAGAATCGTTTTGTGGACTAGTGAAATTCCCCTTGATTTTTCCTGATTTCAACTTAATTGTTCAGCCCAGTCAGCTATTGGTCTGTTTATAAGTTGATAAAATCGGGGCTCATAAGCCTCATTAGGGCAGTTTTTCACTATCGTAGAGTTGAGCGACTTCGGTTTCAGATAATCCCCGATTGTAAATTCGGATATCATCGAGTTTGCCTTTAAAAAACTCATCCAGTCTCCAGGGACCACACCCTATCAGCAGATTGCCTGGTGAGGTCGTATAGTTGCCCAGATAACTCCCTGTACTGGATAAGCTCCCATCTACATAAACGCACATTTTCTGGCCAACTTTAGTGAAAACCACGTGCTTCCAGGCGTTTACTGGTATGGGCAGAGCAGTAAAGTAATCGTTGGACGTTGCAGGTATATTGGGTGGGTGCGTGCGAATCACGTATTGCCCTTGTGGGTTATTGTAGATTATAAACCCCTGTGTATTACCGTATTTGGCCATTGAAATGCTGGCGATTCGAGGACCATCTAGTGAACTAGTGCCATACTCACTGATATTGATCCACATTGAGTAGGTGAAATC
Proteins encoded in this region:
- a CDS encoding PA14 domain-containing protein, translating into MKAILVILGVFLWLRTLPTQAQQGLKGEYYTGTNFEHKVFTRIDPAISFDWPKRNFSWLQSTPGPGMPKSYYSIRWTGKLLAPMSGAYTFNAKVDDGIRVWVGNKKVIDSWQLNDSKHFSGRVILEAGKFYDLRVDYFNDMLGGSIDLLWLLPNAPKLIFNGVSNPGESITAQYFFQKAAPERVTVINKSAKPVLPIPKPALIAKVTPKRPKSNTSKPAPSLPLPLDRQSVARTKPAVNTVAQPTPPVAPTPNPFDGHKSGETFALRQVQFAQSSYVLLPESSAELDQLVAALKANPHWRINVAGHTDNVGDPRLNLALSENRAKVVMTYIMRHGVAEDRLTATGYGGIRPLTNNTTEGERSKNRRVEITIR
- a CDS encoding dienelactone hydrolase family protein codes for the protein MATNNIHKEDIKQEVFDLYDDYAHNRIDRRDFVQKLSIYAVGGITVASLMSFLMPDYQGAIQIKADDPRLESDYINYSSPKGGGTIKALLSKPKGTTKKLGGIIVVHENRGLNPHIADVARRAALAGFVSIAPDALTPLGGYPGTDDEGRALQSKRDRNEMLEDFIAAFDYLKKDKDCNGKIGVVGFCFGGWIANMMAVRIPDLAAAVPFYGGQPAAEDVPKIKSPLLLQYGELDKGVNAGWPAYEEALKKNNKEYTAYIYPNANHGFHNDTTPRYDKAAAELAWQRTIDFFKAKLT
- a CDS encoding YceI family protein, coding for MQNSLLISATLIPLFLTGSLLLDNHTTEVPPKSAIQHTLAKATTYTVDPAQSTISWNSKKVTGEHNGLVKIAKGQFLVDGTKLTGGTFVADMTTMRDIDKGEANPFNERLVNHLRSDDFFAVEKFPTSTFKITSVKPIDGAKAGEPNYTINGELTIKNTTKPQTFPATVTLTGNVAQATAKLTVNRIDYDIKYRAAIIGTAADKIIDDTFLLDLKLVATKSPL
- a CDS encoding LamG domain-containing protein — its product is MQTFLRLLYLSGILIFISLNAIAQAPGIGLVAYYPFNGNAIDESGNGHWGYVSGPSLTTDRFGNAARAFSFDGINDLIEIQDQSDLNTLDFTYSMWINISEYGTSSLDGPRIASISMAKYGNTQGFIIYNNPQGQYVIRTHPPNIPATSNDYFTALPIPVNAWKHVVFTKVGQKMCVYVDGSLSSTGSYLGNYTTSPGNLLIGCGPWRLDEFFKGKLDDIRIYNRGLSETEVAQLYDSEKLP